CGGGCGGTTGCTCAGGGCGTCGGCGGTGCGGCGCACGGCGCGCAGCGAGGTCTTGGCCTCGTCGGCCATGCTGGTCAGGTGCGGCAGGGTTTGCAGTTCCAGTTCGCTGGTGACCGCTTCGAGCGAGCCGCCCACGCGGTCGACCGTCGTGTTCAGGCGCGCGATCGGCCCGTCCGGCGCCTGCAGCGTGGTGGCCAGCTGGTCGTAATTGCGGGCAGCCTGGTTGGCGCTGTTGGACAGGTCGCGGATCGAGACCAATGTCTGGTCGGCCTGGTTGGCCAGGGCCGGCAGGCGGGCCAGGGTTGGCTCCAGCGCGCGCGGCACCGCTTCCAGCGCGTCGGCCGCTTTTCCCACGCGGTCAAAGGCGCCCAGGATCACCTTCTGGTTGGCCGGGCTGACCAGGTTTTCGACGCTGGTGGCAATGCGCTCGGCTTTTTCCAGGATCACCATGCCGCGCTTTTCCAGCTGGTCCAGAAAGCCCGGGCGCAGCGGGATGCGGGCCACCTGCTGCGCGCTGCTGGGCAGCAGGGCCGAGCCGACCTTTTCATCATCGAGCTGAATGAAGGCAATGCCCGTCACGCCCTGGTAGCCAAGGGTGGCGAAGGTGGTGCGCGTGACCGGGGCCGCCTTGTCCACCGACAGGCGAATCAGGATCTGGCCGGCGCGCGACTGGTCAAAGATGATCTCGTCGACCTTGCCCACTTCCAGGCCGCGGTAGCGCACCGTGGCCTGGGGATTCAAGCCCGGGATCGACTGCACGGTGGCGATTTCGTAGGGCACGCGCTCGGTATTGTCGCGGTTGAACCAGAGGCCCGCCAGGACGGTGGCCACCAGCAGGGCAATGGTGAAAAAGCCCGTCATTAAAGCATGCGATCTGTTTTCCATTATTCTTTCTCCGTGTCGTTCGCCGCTTCCGTTTCATCGAGCACTTCCAGCGCGCGCTGGCCGCGCGCACCCAGGAAGAACTGCTTGATGAAGGGATGGTCCACTTCCAGTACATCGCGCGTCGGGCCGACCGCGATCACGTGTTTTTCGGCCAGCACCGCCACGCGCGTGGTCAGGGCAAAAAGGGTATCGAGGTCGTGCGTGACCATGACCACCGTCAGGCCCAGCTCGCGGTGCAGCGACTGGATCAGCGCCACAAAGGCGTCCGACAGGTCCGGGTCGAGACCGGCGGTCGGCTCGTCCAGGAACAGCAGCTGCGGCTCCAGGGCCAGGGCGCGTGCCAGCGAGGCGCGCTTGATCATGCCGCCCGACAGGTCGGACGGCATCTTGTTGGCGTGCTCGATCCCGAGGCCCACCATGTGCATCTTGAGCAGCACGGCGTCGTAGATCACGTCTTCCGGCAGGGCGCGCAGTTCGCGCAGCGGCAGGGCGATATTGTCGAACACCGACAGCGCCGAGTACATGGCGCCCTGCTGGAACAGCATGCCCCAGTGGTTGCGCATGCGCTGCAGCTGTTCGGCGTCGGCCTCGCTGATGTCTTCGCCAAACACTTTCACGCAGCCGCGCGCGGGACGCTCCAGGCCCAGCATCTGACGCAGCAGCACGGTCTTGCCGGTGCCCGAGCCGCCCACGATGGTCATGATCTCGCCCGAGAAAATCTCGAGGTTGAGGTCCTGGTGCACCACGGTCTTGCCGAACTTGGTCCACAGGCCCTTGATCTCGACCACCACCGGGCCGACTTCTTCGTCCGGTTTCATGTTGAGGGCCTGGGTGCGGCGCGTGAATTTGATGTCGCCCATCAGAACCCCACGTCGCTGAAGATGATGGCATACACGGCGTCGGCCAGGATCACCACGGTAATGGCGGTGACGACCGAGGTGGTGGTGCCGCGCCCCAGGCTTTCGGTATTGGGCTTGATGCGCAAGCCGAAGTGGCAGGACACCAGCGCGATCAGGACGCCGAAGGTGGTGCCCTTGAGCAGGCCGATCAGGTAGTTCGCCAGCGGCACGGCGTCGGGCAGGCTTTGCAGGAAGTAGCTGGCCGACAGGCCCAGCTGCACCTTGGCCGCGGCCATGCCGCCAATCAGGGCCACGGCATCGGTCCACACCACCAGCAGCGGCATGGAAATGGCCAGGGCCAGCACCTTGGGCATGATCAGGCGGTAGCCGTGCGAGATGCCCATGACCAGCATGGCGTCGAGTTCTTCGGTCACGCGCATCACGCCCAGCTGGGCAGTGATGGAGGAGCCCGAGCGGCCCGCGACCAGGATAGCGGCCAGCAAGGGGCCCAGTTCGCGGATCACGGCCAGGCCCACCAGGTCGACAATAAAGGCGTCGCCGCCGTAGGCGCGCAGCTGCTGGGCCGCCAGGAATGACAGCACCACGCCAATCAGAAAGCCCACCAGGGCCGTGATGCCAAGGGCCTGGAAGCCGGAGTGGTAGATATTGGCCGACACTTCGCGCCAGGGACCGGTGCGCGGATGGAGCACGAAGCGCCACAGGTCTTGCACCACGGTGCCGATCAGGCTGATGAAGCCGCCCAGGTGCTGGAAAAAGGTCATGACGCCAAAGCCCAGCTTCATGACCCAGGTCAGGCGGTTCTTTTGCGGCTTGGCCACCTGCAGCTTGCCCGCTTCCTCGATGCGCAGGAACAGTTCTTCCTGGCGATCGGCCAGCTTGAGCGAGGCGGGACGCTGCTTGCCCCAGCTGTTCCAGAACATCTGGGCGCCAATGTGGTCCAGGCTGGTGAGCTGGCTCAGGTCCCATGCCACTGCCTGGCCCTTGAACGAGGCCAGGGTGGCAGTGAGGTTCTTGATGGCGCCGCACTGGGCCAGCGCATGGACTTGCCAGATGCCGGACGCGATGACGACCGCTTGCCCCGCGCCATCTTGGGCGCGGTTGACGGTCAATGTTGGCGCATTTTCAATCGGCATTGCGCCAGTGTAAAAGAGATTCGGTACATCCGCTATCCTCATTCGTGCGCATCGGTACGCCAGCTCACGCTGCCAGGTGTCGGACCTGGCGCGCCGGGGCGCTGGTGGCCGCGGCGGGAGCGCTTTGCTTGCGCATTTTGGGGGCGTCGGCCTGGCCGGCATGATCGCTGGCCACGAGGGCCGCGGCATCCTGCTGAGGCATGCCCTGCAGCTGCAGCCACTGCGTCACCAGCGCGGCGAGCTTGTCGAGGGCAATGCGGTGGGTGGCATCG
This region of Massilia sp. PAMC28688 genomic DNA includes:
- a CDS encoding ABC transporter ATP-binding protein, whose protein sequence is MKPDEEVGPVVVEIKGLWTKFGKTVVHQDLNLEIFSGEIMTIVGGSGTGKTVLLRQMLGLERPARGCVKVFGEDISEADAEQLQRMRNHWGMLFQQGAMYSALSVFDNIALPLRELRALPEDVIYDAVLLKMHMVGLGIEHANKMPSDLSGGMIKRASLARALALEPQLLFLDEPTAGLDPDLSDAFVALIQSLHRELGLTVVMVTHDLDTLFALTTRVAVLAEKHVIAVGPTRDVLEVDHPFIKQFFLGARGQRALEVLDETEAANDTEKE
- a CDS encoding ABC transporter permease, whose translation is MPIENAPTLTVNRAQDGAGQAVVIASGIWQVHALAQCGAIKNLTATLASFKGQAVAWDLSQLTSLDHIGAQMFWNSWGKQRPASLKLADRQEELFLRIEEAGKLQVAKPQKNRLTWVMKLGFGVMTFFQHLGGFISLIGTVVQDLWRFVLHPRTGPWREVSANIYHSGFQALGITALVGFLIGVVLSFLAAQQLRAYGGDAFIVDLVGLAVIRELGPLLAAILVAGRSGSSITAQLGVMRVTEELDAMLVMGISHGYRLIMPKVLALAISMPLLVVWTDAVALIGGMAAAKVQLGLSASYFLQSLPDAVPLANYLIGLLKGTTFGVLIALVSCHFGLRIKPNTESLGRGTTTSVVTAITVVILADAVYAIIFSDVGF
- a CDS encoding MlaD family protein encodes the protein MENRSHALMTGFFTIALLVATVLAGLWFNRDNTERVPYEIATVQSIPGLNPQATVRYRGLEVGKVDEIIFDQSRAGQILIRLSVDKAAPVTRTTFATLGYQGVTGIAFIQLDDEKVGSALLPSSAQQVARIPLRPGFLDQLEKRGMVILEKAERIATSVENLVSPANQKVILGAFDRVGKAADALEAVPRALEPTLARLPALANQADQTLVSIRDLSNSANQAARNYDQLATTLQAPDGPIARLNTTVDRVGGSLEAVTSELELQTLPHLTSMADEAKTSLRAVRRTADALSNRPQSILFGAPDGAPGPGEPGFVPPTK